AAACACTTTTCACAAATATCCATGTTGAGTCTACTTATATCTTCCAATAAGGCACCGTCATACCCAAAGGTATGCTCACTGTGTATCAACTCTTTATGCAAGCTATTACTTTCATAATGTTCACCACAGACATCACACCGTATTTGGTTTAAGACATCCACTTCTTGTAACTCTTTTTTAAAATAATGCATGAGCTCTTCTTGCTACAGAGCATGCACAAGATGCACAATAAACTCAACACTAATGACAAACAGTGCATAATGATGCTCTCTAGTAATCAGTTTTCGCTCGTTTATTTTTTGTTTCATGTTCGTATTCTCCTTGTGTTTTAGTACAGTAATTATAAAATAAATTCGAAAAAAATACAAGAGCCTAAATATTTAAATAAATACAAAGAATAATTATAATATAATTATATAAGCATAAAAAGCACTAAAAGTCAAGCAAGGAAAACCATGGAGCGAGAAAAACTCAATACACTTTTTAAACACGCAGGCCTCAGTAAAAAAGAGTTTGCTCAAAAGCTATCAATGAATTACCAAAGTGTTAACCAATGGGAATCTACCCAAAACGCTCCTTTATGGGTATGGTCTTGGTTAGAGAACTATGCTAAAGCGAGAAAGTTTGATGAAATGATGGCATTAGGGAAAAGTATGGAGGAGGGTAAGCGATAGATTTCTTTATTGCTCGTCGTCTGTCAATAATACTATTAAAGCTTTTTATAGAACACAAAATCCCATATTAATGCAAAATGCTTTGATGCTTTAAAAGCTGAAGCGAATAGTTATAAAGAATATTCATTTATAGTAAAAACATTATTGAAAAACAAAGAAATTCTATAACAAAACCTAGCAGTGAACGCATGGCGTCACTGAAGTAAAACATTAAATGATAAAACTACTATCACATCATAAAAAATCATAACTCTCCTTATGTTGTATTAACTACACTCTGCGGTTGTAGTGACCGAAAACTCAGTTGAATATAGTCTGCACTTTTATAGCATTGCATCGTGCTTGATAGAAGCTTTCTATCCCCTTTGAGAGCGAAGGTTGGCGCGTTATGTAACGTAATGTACATAAATGATACGCGTGTAGGCTATGCGCGTAACACCTAATAGCTAATTTGTAGCTATATAACAAGAATAGTAAAATAATAAGATAGTGAAAGTATAGCATGTAAATAAGTCTCTCTTTGCCTTTTTACCGTTTTGGTATAGAAATAAAAATGCGTTTATAAAGATAATAAATGCTTATTGGCGGGCTTTAAAACAAAAAAAATACAATCACAATTTATAATTATTCAATACTAAAATTCAATTATTTTTTCAACGTTTTATATCGATTGAACATGCTATTACAAAAATATTATTAAATATATCAGTAAGAAGACTAAGTACTATATCTTAAAACAAACAATGCAAAAGTAAAATAAAAATTACAAAATTCAATTTGGAGTATTTTAAATTTGCAAGTAAAAAAAGTTTTTTGACTTTATAATAACTATCAATATGACATTGAGTATCTTAATAATACAATGTAAGTAAATATATTTATCAGGAATAGGTACAGTGAACTTTGTACGAGTGCCGATGAACTTCAAGGCAGAATGGATGCAAGTGAGTATAAAAATTATATATTTACTTTACTATTTTAAAATATTCACAGATAAAAAAAGATGATGCAAGCAGTTTAATAGAAGTGCCAGAAAGTGCAAGTTTTATGATATGGAAAAGCTTGTAGTTGACAAGATCAACAAAATCATCTCAGCTCTTGCAGAAGCAAATAACTTAAAATGTGTCATCGATAAAGCTGATTTTAATGACAAAACTAAGCTTGGCGATTGCAAGAACTCTATCAAAATATTTAACAATCTTGAGCTTGATGGCAACACCGCAGAAGGCAATGATATACTTGGTAATACGCTACTTTGCAACAGAATGTGGCAAAAGTAAAAGACAGTTTTATAGACCATCTGAAGTCTCCAATATTATATCGCAAATTATCGTCATAAAGAAAAATACCACTCAAAATCAAACGATTTATAAAACAAAACATGTGGAAGTGTGTCGCTCTTTTTAAAAGCCTTTTCTAATTCTTTTAAATTTAAGTTTATTTTAACATTCCTATGAGACATTGGTTAGTTCTTTTATCTAAAATACTATTGATAAAATTTATTTAAAGGAACTTACCATGAAAAAGACGCTTAGTCTGCTTGTTAGTAGTGTTGCGCTATTGGCTGTAACAGGAGGTGCATTAAACGCATCTGAACAAATTGCAAAATATGACAATTTAAATCATGTTGTCAACCCGGATGGCAAAAAGGCATATGTCTTAAACTATGTTGAAACAGCGGATGGAAAGCCTGATAAAAAACTAACAATTAATATTCCAGAACTTCCCTACAAAGCCAGCTTCAATTTATGTCCAAATGTTGAAGAAGCAGATAAATGCAAAGGGTCTGTCTTTGTTAGAAAAAATGACGCTGAATTTTTAGTAGACTACAATGTAGTATTTTTAGACAGCATGAAAGACAAAAAACCAGCTATAACACAAATTGAGAGTACAGAGGTCCCAATGGCTCTAAATGTCAAAAGCGATGAAGAGGAATTGTTTCTTTACCAAACATTGAGCGTTCACAACCGTTATTGGATGTTAAAAAACAAATAAAACCTTGTGAAGAAGTGGGTTTTAACAAGAAAGAGCCTGCTTCTTTTTAAAACATTGCTCTTACCTTTCTATTTTTCTATTTTAACATCGTTTTTAAGCCATAAAACTTAATCAAAAGTGCCGTCCCTCTTTTTGAAGACTTAATATATCAATACATTCAGATTATGATTGTGTACTTGAAGATGAAATACTCACGCTTGAGAGTTACAGATTTATTATGCGTTTAAACTTTAAAGCTTGAAATTTTGAATCAATGGATAAACAACTCATCAGAAACTATTTCATCATTAGCGGCAAAAGAGCGATTGATTAGCAAAAAGTGTATTAAAAAGAAAAAAATACTCTTAAATTTTGAGCTTGCAAAACAGCCTATTGAGTGTATAAAATATATCATCGTTCATGAGATGATTCATCTACTTGAGCGATACCACAATGATAATTTTAAATCTTTGATGGATAAATATATGCCAAATTGGATTGAGAGAAAAAAACTCCTTGAATATTATCCTCTTTGTTGCTGTTGATTGAAATAATTATACTGGAGTTTTTACCCTAAATAATGCTCTGAGATATTAGCTCTTTCATGTTTCATGGCCCAAGAAACCTCCTGAAGAGCTTGTACGTAAGAAAGCCCACCAATAACTTGAATTTTAAAAAATCGCTCTTGTGCGTAATTCCATCGTAATCCATGAGTCGCATCATATTTTTGCCCTGTCTGATTTGCTGCTTTTTTAAGAGCTAATCGATACTTATTTTTATTAATAATGAATTTTGAGTGTTGTATAAGATAAGCTTTTAGCTCTTGATAAGTTTCAACTTTAACCGATAAGTTCCCTGGCTTTCCTCCTTTCTCAACATCAAATATTCTTCCTTTTTGCATAGCCTCATATGTGTCGTATTCGTAGCCTTGCAGTTGAGGCACGCTAGAGTATGTATCATCTACTCTTGCATACTCAATAGTGTCACTTAGCGTATTATCTTTTAACTTATGCGTTTGCACTCTCATATATTCATCAATACGTAAGACCCCTTCTAATCTAGCCCCTGATTCATATTGAATTTTTGCAGCAAGTTTGTACAAAGGATCTTCAATAGCATTAATAAGTGCTTTGGGGTTTTCATAAATGCGTGAAAAGTTAGGATCAGCACTGGTCTCTATCACGAGTTTGTGTTTTCTTGCATCATTAAGGATGGTTTGGCGAATGCTAAAATCGTATACATAGTGCGTATTCGTTGCATATCTTTGTTGTTCTTCAATAAATTTCTCATGAAGCATTGTTAATGCATGTTCAAGCTTACCAATTGCGCAACTAATGGTTTCAAGATATTGTTCACTTACTCCTTGAAATACCTTTTTCATCATAAAGCCCATGATATACTCTGGGGTAAGCTTTTGAAGATCTTTAATGCCATAGTTGTCTTTTACATAATTACCTAATTGATTCCATATCTCTCTATATGTTTGAATCGTCCTAGTATTGGCTAGCTCTCCAGTTTGTTTTTGAAGAGCCTTGGATAGTCCTGGATGAAAAATGACTTCTGAGAGTAGTCCTGTTTGGTATTCAATTTTACTTCTCATTCGTACACCTTAGGTGTTTTGAGTTTAAATGATTTTTCACTGTAAAAACATTCGACACTTTCATTGAGTGCTTCTTCAACGATTGTCCCACTATGTAAATAGTAATGCAATTGTCTTACCAAAATACGACATTCAACTTTACATAATGTTTCAGCTAAGATAAAATTCTTTGCTTTCCTATCAAACACTTCGATACAAATATTGGTTGGCTTTTTAGGGTGCAAATAGAGCTTGATTCCATTCGCTCTTTCATAATTAAATATGGCATAGTTCTTTTGACTCATAAGCTGGGAATGGATAAATGCCAGTAGAATCTCTTGAAAATGAATAATGAAGATACGATTCACCAAAGGTGTTGTTCTCCAATAAAGTGTATCTATTTCGTAATAGGGATGACTTTTTTGTAACACATACCCACTCTCAATTTTTCCATTTTTCCCAGCACTGG
Above is a genomic segment from Sulfurospirillum halorespirans DSM 13726 containing:
- a CDS encoding helix-turn-helix domain-containing protein → MEREKLNTLFKHAGLSKKEFAQKLSMNYQSVNQWESTQNAPLWVWSWLENYAKARKFDEMMALGKSMEEGKR
- a CDS encoding M48 family metallopeptidase yields the protein MNQWINNSSETISSLAAKERLISKKCIKKKKILLNFELAKQPIECIKYIIVHEMIHLLERYHNDNFKSLMDKYMPNWIERKKLLEYYPLCCC